Proteins co-encoded in one Coxiella burnetii genomic window:
- a CDS encoding helix-turn-helix transcriptional regulator, translated as MSDTNFQIWIKGLLASEDKKTKIPPKSPQKRFLDRHYVGEPYPKVYFTNREFTIATYLLKGYRYKQIAEVLNLSSRSVEFYIQNMREKFYCRNKRALIGVLKNIDILSHHPRDKSGDDGPKIEEKRK; from the coding sequence ATGAGCGATACAAATTTCCAGATCTGGATAAAAGGGCTGCTTGCTTCCGAAGATAAAAAAACAAAAATACCACCAAAATCCCCACAGAAACGCTTTTTAGACCGGCATTACGTTGGAGAACCATATCCAAAAGTGTATTTTACAAACCGAGAATTTACAATCGCTACTTATCTTTTGAAAGGTTATCGCTACAAACAAATTGCTGAAGTCTTAAATTTATCCTCCCGTTCAGTAGAGTTCTACATCCAAAATATGCGCGAAAAATTTTATTGCCGTAATAAAAGAGCTTTGATAGGGGTGTTGAAAAATATAGATATTTTGAGTCACCATCCACGGGATAAATCCGGCGATGACGGACCAAAAATAGAGGAAAAAAGAAAATAG